In Deltaproteobacteria bacterium, the DNA window CCATGGCATCTCTCCTAATCTTCGCCGGCTCAGCAGAAGCCAGGCCCGAGCCGCCTGGCACCACCTGGCCGGATCGATCCTCAGCTCGTTCCGCACCAGTCCATTGCCGCCAGCGCGTAGGTCTTAGCCGCAAACACCAATTCGTCGATGGGCAGGGATTCATTGCACTGGTGGGCGATGGAACAGGCACCAGGGCCGCACGTAATCGTGGGGATTCCAGCCTGGTTGAGAAACGTGGCATCACATACCGCGAGAAATCCCTGTATGGAGCGCCCCTCCCTAAATTCTGGTGTTCCCCTGGCGACCTCATCGCGGCAAGCCGCACAAGTGCGCACTATCGGGTGATCCTCGTCGATTTCATAGGGCGGCCAGTGGTTTTTCCATTCGATCCGAGGCGGGTGCTCCGCCAACCAAGGGTCGAGAGCCGCAGCCTTGGCAATGTAGTCAGCTACCTCTTCCTTTATCATCTCCACGGGCTCCTGGGGAGGATACCAGATGATATACTCGGTCCGGCAGTATGTCGAAACTATGAACGGTACAAGGGGACCGGGCGGACCCCCGACGATCACTCCGGGGTGGAGGGTGAAATACCCAGGTGGGAAGAGGGGATGCCTCTTGGAAAAGCCCCACTGTTTCTCCAGATCCTGTAGAGCCTTTAGAACCAAGACCCCCTTTTCGACGGCATTGACGCCGGCCGAGGGGCCCGCCCCCCCAGCACGGACAAACTGAAATCTGGCACCCGGATGTCCCGCGACCCCTGGACAAGTTACGGTCATGTAAAGCATCCCCGCACTGGCAGGGGCAACGGCGACTCGGGTCGAGCCGGAGGTGGGTTCAGAGACTATGGCGCCGTCTGCCCGGTAACCTCGTCTGACGGCGGCACTCGTCCCTGCCTCATGGTCCATGGTCTCTTCCCCCACCACGCTCTCCAAGATGAGATCCCCTCTCAACCGTATACCGCACTCAACCAGGGCCCGGGCAGCCGCATACTGAGCCACGATTCCGCCCTTCATATCGCATGACCCCCGGCCGTAGAGTCTGCCGTCCTCCACCCTCCCGCTATAGGGGTCATTCCATTTCCAATCCTCCCGTGGCCCCGGAGGCACGATATCAATATGCCCGTTGAATATGAGAGACCTGCCTCCGCCCACTCCTTCCAGGACACCCACAAGATTCGCGCGATCCCTTTCCTCCTCCCATAAATCGACCCTACACCCAATCTGCTCATAGAACCGGGAAAGCGTCTGATTGCAGAGCGTCTCTCCGCCGAGAACTTCCTCCCTTCTTACTCCCGGGTACTTGGGTGTTATGCTCGGTATACGGATAATCTCCTTGAGAATCTCCAGCACATCATCCCGTATCTCATCGATCTTGTTCAGCACCGTGCTTCTCTGCCTTTCCATTTTTCTTAGCTCCCTGTAGATTCCCGGGCCTGACAACCGGGTCTTTGCCCCTTCAGGACGCCAGGTGGCATGCCACCATGTGATCGTTTCCGACATCCACAGGCTTTGGCTCGACCTCGGCACAAATGCGACTCACCGCCGGACATCTGGTCCGGAACCGGCAGTTGGCCGGCGG includes these proteins:
- a CDS encoding ArgE/DapE family deacylase gives rise to the protein MERQRSTVLNKIDEIRDDVLEILKEIIRIPSITPKYPGVRREEVLGGETLCNQTLSRFYEQIGCRVDLWEEERDRANLVGVLEGVGGGRSLIFNGHIDIVPPGPREDWKWNDPYSGRVEDGRLYGRGSCDMKGGIVAQYAAARALVECGIRLRGDLILESVVGEETMDHEAGTSAAVRRGYRADGAIVSEPTSGSTRVAVAPASAGMLYMTVTCPGVAGHPGARFQFVRAGGAGPSAGVNAVEKGVLVLKALQDLEKQWGFSKRHPLFPPGYFTLHPGVIVGGPPGPLVPFIVSTYCRTEYIIWYPPQEPVEMIKEEVADYIAKAAALDPWLAEHPPRIEWKNHWPPYEIDEDHPIVRTCAACRDEVARGTPEFREGRSIQGFLAVCDATFLNQAGIPTITCGPGACSIAHQCNESLPIDELVFAAKTYALAAMDWCGTS